Within the Corallococcus exiguus genome, the region TGGACCTCCAGTCGGAGGCGCAGCAGCAGCAGTCCGGCCGCCCGGAGACCGCGCCCAAGTCGGGCATGTTCATGCGGCTGTTCCACAAGATGTTCCGGGGTTGAGGGGCACGATGGTCAAGGAGTCCTACCGCGCGCAGTGGGAGCGCTCGCGGGCGTATCTGGAGACGGGGGACCTGGGGCTCGCGCTTCAGGAGCTGCGGGACGCGCTGACGCTGGCGTCGGACGACGCGGTCCTCTGGGAAGAAATCTTCAACCTGTCGCTGCTCGGGGGACTCACGCAGAACGCCCTGGCCGCCGCGCTGCGGCTGCGCCAGCTGGCGCCGGAGAACCCCAACTTCATCGGCCTGCACGCCATGGCCGCGCTGCTCGCGGGCAAGCTGACGGAGGCCGTGCCCCTCTTCGAGGAGGTCCTCCAGCGCGACCCTGAGTCGGTGGAGGCCCGCCGGCAGCTGGCGCGGGCGCTGGACGTCGCGGGCCAGCGCGGCCGGGTGCGCACGCTGCTGGAAGAAGCCGTCGCGCGGGCGCCCTCGGACACGGGCGCGCCCAACGACCTGGCGGTGCACTACCTGGAGCACGTGCCGCAGGAAGGCCCGGCGCTCGCCGCGAGCGTGCTGGCCCCGGTGCTGGAGGCGCATCCCCAGGACCCCACCACGCACTTCAACCTGGCGCTGGCGCTGCGCCTGGGAGAGCCGGCGAAGGCCCGCCACCACGCGCAGCAGGTGCTCCAGGGTGGTGACAAGGAGCTCCGCGCGAAGGCCCAGCAGCTGCTGACGATGATCCCCGCCTGAAGCCGGGCGGGCCGTCAGGCCGCGCCGGGCGCCCCCGTCCCCGGCGCCATGGATTTCCAGAAACAGACCTTGAAGACCCCGGGCGCCGTGTCCTCCCTCTGCTGGAGCGGCGACGCGCTGGTGGACCCGGTGGGTGGGCTGACGCGCTACCACCTGGATGGCACCACCTTCGACCCGCATGTGCGCTACGCCTACCGCTTCGACCGAGCGGTGATGTCTCCGGACGGCCGCTACAGCGTGCT harbors:
- a CDS encoding tetratricopeptide repeat protein gives rise to the protein MVKESYRAQWERSRAYLETGDLGLALQELRDALTLASDDAVLWEEIFNLSLLGGLTQNALAAALRLRQLAPENPNFIGLHAMAALLAGKLTEAVPLFEEVLQRDPESVEARRQLARALDVAGQRGRVRTLLEEAVARAPSDTGAPNDLAVHYLEHVPQEGPALAASVLAPVLEAHPQDPTTHFNLALALRLGEPAKARHHAQQVLQGGDKELRAKAQQLLTMIPA